TGGTGGAGCATCGCGGCGAGGATGCCGTGCTGGCGCGGGAGCGGGCCGATGGCCTTCCACTGGGCGTCGCTGACGCCGTCGACGACGAACTGGGCGAAGCCGCCGTGGTCGTCGGGGACGCCGAGCGCGGCGTACTCCGCGTCCAGCAGCTCGCGCGCGGAGGCGACGATCGTCTTGAGGACGTCGCGCACCTCCAGGTGCCTGCTCATGGCCAGCAGGGCGCTGCTCACCGCGGCGAGGCCGGACCGTGGACCTTGACTCATGACCTCACCGTACCGGCGGGGTCCGACACGGCGGATCGGGCCGCCGGAGGCCTTGCGGGGGGCCTCGGTCGTAGGCCCGGGGCCTACGACCGGTCCTAGGTCCCGGGGGCCGGGTCGGGCGGCCTTCGACGGGTCCTACGTCCTGAGGGCCCGGCCCGGTGGCGTAGGGCGAAGGGCCCCGGGGCTCTGCGGCCCGCGTACGAGGCGGTGGGGGCGGTGCGGTTCCTACGTTGGGATCACCGCCGCCGGGTTCGGAGGCGGGTGAGAACGAGGGGACGGATGTCATGTCGGTGGCGATCATCACGGGGGCGTCGAAGGGGCTGGGCCGGGCGCTCGGCGCGGCGCTGGCGCGGCGCGGGTGGGATCTGGTGCTCGACGCCAGGACCGCCAGGGTGCTGAAGGAGGCGGCGGCGGAGCTGTCGGCGTACGGGACGCGGGTGGAGGCCTTGGCGGGGGATGTCACCGACGCCGGGCACCGGGCGGAGCTGGTGGCGGCCGCGCGGCGGCTGGGCGGGGTGGACCTGCTGGTGAACAACGCGAGCGCGCTGGGCGCCGAGCCGCTGGTACGGCTGGAGGAACTGCCGTTGGAAGGGCTGCGGCGGGCCCTGGAGGTCAATGTGGTCGCGGCGCTGGGGCTGGTCCAGGAGGCGCTGCCGCTGCTGCGGGCCTCGGGGGCGGGCACGGTGATCGACGTCAGTTCGGACGCGGCGGTCGAGGCGTACGGGACGTGGGGCGGGTACGGGGCCTCGAAGGCGGCGCTGGACCAGTTGTCGGCGGTGCTGGCGGAGGAGGAGCCGGGCCTTCGGGTGTGGGCCGTCGATCCCGGCGACATGGGCACGGACCTGTACGCGGCGGCCGTACCGGACGACGACGATCCGCGGCCGGAGCCGGCCGGTGTGGTGCCCGCCTTCCTGCGGCTGCTCGACGAGCGGCCGGCCAGTGGCCGCTACGCGGCGCCGTCCCTGCTGGAGGGGCGATGACGACGGTGACGGTGCGGGTGCCGGAGGAGCTGCACGCGCGCGTGCCCGCCGAGCAGCGCGGGCCGGGCCTCGACCGGGACGGCGTACGGCTGCTGGTCTCTCGGGGGACGGCGGTGTCGCACCACGCGTTCGCGGCGCTGCCGGGGCTGCTGGCTGCGGGTGATCTGCTGGTGGTCAACACCTCGCCGACGCTGGCGGCGGCGGTGGACGGCAGGATCGGGCACGCGCGCGTGGTGGTGCATTTCTCCACGCGGGGCGACGACGGGCGGTGGGCGGTCGAGCTGCGGGATCCGGACGGGCGCGGCA
This genomic stretch from Streptomyces deccanensis harbors:
- a CDS encoding SDR family NAD(P)-dependent oxidoreductase, with the protein product MSVAIITGASKGLGRALGAALARRGWDLVLDARTARVLKEAAAELSAYGTRVEALAGDVTDAGHRAELVAAARRLGGVDLLVNNASALGAEPLVRLEELPLEGLRRALEVNVVAALGLVQEALPLLRASGAGTVIDVSSDAAVEAYGTWGGYGASKAALDQLSAVLAEEEPGLRVWAVDPGDMGTDLYAAAVPDDDDPRPEPAGVVPAFLRLLDERPASGRYAAPSLLEGR